From Echinicola soli, a single genomic window includes:
- a CDS encoding DUF4136 domain-containing protein: protein MKYSKILPAFLSALVMLMSSHFLSAQVKSDYDKETDFSEYKTYSFEGWQKNSDEQLNEFDKKRVLQSLQSEFEARGMVHDEDNADAKIALFVVLNQKTSTTAYTDFMGGYGYGPRWGWGMGAGNVSATTTYSNDDYTEGTLVVDMYDSDNNQLIWQGILTSTVTEKPEKREKTIPKNIKKLMKKFPVDKVK, encoded by the coding sequence ATGAAATATTCAAAAATACTTCCGGCATTTTTATCGGCATTGGTGATGCTGATGAGCAGCCATTTCTTGTCCGCACAGGTAAAAAGTGACTATGATAAGGAGACTGATTTCTCCGAGTACAAAACCTATTCGTTTGAGGGATGGCAAAAAAATAGTGACGAGCAGCTCAATGAATTTGATAAAAAAAGAGTGCTCCAATCCCTCCAATCGGAGTTTGAAGCAAGGGGAATGGTCCATGACGAGGACAATGCTGATGCCAAGATCGCACTGTTCGTAGTGTTGAACCAGAAGACAAGCACCACGGCATACACTGATTTTATGGGCGGATATGGCTATGGCCCAAGATGGGGCTGGGGAATGGGAGCCGGTAATGTGTCGGCAACCACCACGTACTCCAATGATGACTATACAGAAGGCACACTGGTAGTAGATATGTATGACAGTGACAACAATCAACTGATTTGGCAGGGGATTTTGACTTCAACAGTGACAGAGAAACCTGAGAAGAGGGAAAAGACTATTCCAAAGAACATCAAAAAATTGATGAAAAAATTTCCTGTAGATAAGGTGAAATAA
- a CDS encoding SelT/SelW/SelH family protein, with protein MHNHVKITYCTQCRWMLRAAWMGQELLTTFEEELEELSLCPGTGGIFEVEANGQLIWSRKEKGRFPEITELKQLVRDVIAPEKPLGHADRKIHGQ; from the coding sequence ATGCATAATCACGTAAAAATCACCTATTGCACCCAATGCCGCTGGATGCTCAGGGCTGCGTGGATGGGGCAGGAGCTGCTGACCACTTTTGAAGAGGAATTGGAAGAGCTCAGCCTCTGTCCTGGTACGGGCGGGATCTTTGAAGTAGAGGCCAATGGTCAATTGATCTGGTCACGCAAAGAGAAAGGCAGGTTCCCAGAGATCACCGAACTGAAGCAATTGGTCAGAGATGTGATCGCCCCGGAGAAGCCCTTGGGACATGCGGATAGGAAAATACATGGTCAATAG
- a CDS encoding lipocalin family protein, which yields MKLLKFTVIVCVMIFTFSCTEDELPIVQSDVTGQWRLTDLDYSGITVVDWDGETFESNFAGKGEDLDCLLKINESPKTFVAEGDYVVVLTYDFFGIEQEMPVPMEGFMSNGNWSRNGDQLTVETEGQDPATCTILELTGEKMVLAYAATISQSMDGVTNTSTLDGTYTFVRE from the coding sequence ATGAAACTACTCAAATTTACTGTAATTGTTTGTGTGATGATTTTCACCTTTTCATGTACAGAAGATGAATTGCCCATCGTACAGAGCGATGTAACCGGGCAGTGGAGACTGACTGATTTGGACTATTCCGGCATCACAGTTGTCGACTGGGACGGAGAAACTTTCGAATCCAATTTTGCTGGTAAGGGAGAAGATTTGGATTGCCTTTTGAAGATCAATGAATCGCCAAAAACCTTTGTAGCAGAAGGAGATTATGTCGTGGTGCTTACCTATGACTTCTTTGGCATTGAGCAAGAGATGCCGGTTCCTATGGAGGGATTTATGTCAAATGGTAATTGGTCTAGAAATGGCGATCAGCTTACTGTGGAAACGGAAGGGCAAGATCCCGCTACCTGTACGATTCTGGAATTGACCGGCGAAAAGATGGTTTTGGCCTACGCCGCTACAATTTCCCAATCCATGGATGGGGTGACCAATACTTCCACATTGGATGGAACCTATACCTTTGTGCGTGAGTAA
- a CDS encoding DUF4136 domain-containing protein — protein MKLSTILSFLALGVVGGLFWSCLPSGPDYVEDMDIVYTTYQEDYDFRSNSTYAMPEEIVTNVKVDDGDTTYVYLDDKFATPILSEIAQNMESYGWTRVDVEDSPDMLMMPAATSTTNYYYDWWYDWWWGWYYPGWWGWYYPSYYPVSSYSTGSLILVLTDPSAAENNPINKSNAAWLSVSNGILTYYNDIDRVTDAIDQAFDQSPYLQTQ, from the coding sequence ATGAAGCTATCAACTATTTTATCCTTTTTGGCCCTCGGCGTGGTCGGCGGACTTTTCTGGAGTTGTCTTCCTTCAGGTCCAGACTATGTAGAGGATATGGACATCGTCTACACTACGTATCAAGAAGACTATGATTTTCGGTCCAACAGCACTTATGCCATGCCCGAAGAAATCGTGACAAATGTAAAGGTGGACGATGGCGATACTACTTATGTTTATTTGGACGACAAGTTTGCTACGCCCATTCTTTCGGAAATTGCGCAGAATATGGAAAGTTATGGTTGGACTAGGGTGGATGTAGAAGATTCCCCGGATATGCTGATGATGCCAGCAGCTACGTCCACCACCAATTATTACTATGATTGGTGGTATGACTGGTGGTGGGGCTGGTATTATCCCGGTTGGTGGGGCTGGTACTATCCCTCTTATTACCCTGTGAGCAGTTATTCTACCGGATCCCTGATCTTAGTCCTTACCGATCCAAGTGCTGCTGAGAATAACCCTATCAATAAGTCCAATGCGGCCTGGTTGTCAGTAAGCAACGGGATCCTTACGTATTACAATGACATTGACAGGGTAACTGACGCTATTGATCAGGCTTTTGACCAATCTCCTTATCTGCAAACTCAATAA
- a CDS encoding BamA/TamA family outer membrane protein, whose product MKRLLPILLCLLIWSFPGLAQKQESKQKFSMSVLKDSLDGKLDMSDFLINFHGFIPVPQLITEPALGNIGGVFTPIFIQPNKYQEEGRYIPPDITAGFVGYTANKSWGFGAVRMASLPKHHLKYRVAAFHGDINMDFYRTLPVVGERELGFNLQTNGVFVSVLRQIANTELYMGLDYSFAHINASPDFGMSELPEFIEDKELSSNLSTISPDIQFDKRDNVFTPNKGVYLVSTYRINAKWTGSDYNYQKLNVAGFKFFQASPKWVSGVRLEGVWQFGDPPFYAKPFVDMRGVPAARYQGDQIYMLETEQRYDFSLRWSGTLIAGLAKSPMEEVSFGSADLIYTYGGGFRYLLARKFGLRTGVDIAWSNDAFGWYVVFGHAWNNRN is encoded by the coding sequence ATGAAAAGACTTTTGCCGATACTTTTATGTTTGCTGATTTGGTCTTTTCCTGGTTTAGCCCAGAAGCAAGAATCCAAGCAGAAATTCAGTATGAGTGTCTTGAAAGACTCACTGGACGGGAAATTGGATATGAGTGATTTTTTGATAAATTTTCACGGCTTTATCCCAGTTCCACAGTTGATTACTGAGCCGGCCCTGGGGAATATCGGAGGCGTTTTTACCCCTATATTCATCCAGCCAAATAAATACCAGGAAGAGGGAAGGTATATTCCGCCGGATATTACAGCCGGATTTGTGGGCTATACGGCAAATAAGTCCTGGGGATTTGGGGCGGTTAGGATGGCATCCCTTCCCAAGCATCATCTGAAATACCGGGTGGCAGCTTTCCATGGCGATATCAACATGGATTTTTACAGGACACTTCCCGTGGTGGGTGAGCGGGAGCTTGGTTTTAATCTCCAGACGAACGGGGTTTTTGTTTCGGTCCTGCGCCAAATAGCCAATACAGAACTGTATATGGGATTGGATTATTCCTTTGCCCACATTAATGCCAGTCCAGATTTTGGAATGAGTGAGTTGCCGGAATTTATCGAAGATAAAGAACTGAGCAGCAATTTGAGTACCATCAGTCCGGATATCCAGTTCGATAAACGGGACAATGTGTTTACACCCAATAAGGGAGTTTACTTGGTGTCTACCTACCGGATAAACGCCAAGTGGACGGGAAGTGATTACAACTACCAGAAGCTCAATGTGGCAGGATTTAAGTTTTTCCAGGCCAGTCCCAAGTGGGTGAGTGGTGTCCGGCTGGAAGGGGTGTGGCAGTTTGGTGACCCGCCTTTTTATGCCAAGCCTTTTGTAGATATGCGTGGGGTTCCTGCGGCCCGGTACCAGGGTGATCAGATATACATGTTGGAAACAGAACAGCGCTATGATTTTAGCCTGCGGTGGAGCGGGACGTTGATAGCAGGATTGGCCAAGTCACCTATGGAGGAGGTGTCTTTTGGATCAGCGGACTTGATCTATACCTACGGAGGTGGTTTTCGGTATTTGCTGGCGAGGAAGTTTGGCCTCCGTACGGGAGTAGACATTGCCTGGTCCAATGATGCCTTTGGATGGTACGTCGTATTTGGCCATGCCTGGAATAACCGGAATTAA
- a CDS encoding sigma-70 family RNA polymerase sigma factor: protein MIACHPDIELLESIRNDDLRAFDQLYHQYWETMYLAAVGRLKSQDLAQDVVQDIFIDFWNRRKTLDISVSMKAYLLTAVKYKVFRWVDHLHRYEQLSDAHLEGLSTEGVTLEFEEVFSLIEVKLEKLIPIHSKIFKMNKFEGLTVREISDQVNMAPQSVHNVLSKTTKYLKKELKGYYFL, encoded by the coding sequence ATGATAGCATGTCACCCCGATATTGAATTGCTGGAAAGTATTCGCAACGATGATCTACGTGCGTTTGATCAGTTGTATCATCAGTATTGGGAGACCATGTACCTAGCGGCTGTGGGGCGGCTCAAGTCCCAAGATCTAGCACAGGATGTGGTGCAGGATATTTTTATTGATTTTTGGAATCGTCGCAAGACCCTTGACATCAGTGTCAGCATGAAGGCTTATTTGCTGACGGCCGTTAAGTACAAAGTATTTAGGTGGGTGGACCATTTGCATCGATACGAGCAGCTCAGTGATGCTCATTTGGAAGGTTTAAGTACGGAAGGGGTCACTTTAGAGTTTGAGGAAGTTTTTAGTTTGATAGAAGTGAAGCTGGAAAAGCTAATACCCATCCACAGTAAGATTTTCAAGATGAATAAATTTGAGGGGCTTACTGTCCGTGAGATTAGTGACCAAGTGAATATGGCTCCCCAATCCGTTCACAATGTGCTCTCCAAAACCACCAAGTATCTTAAGAAAGAGCTAAAAGGCTATTATTTTTTATAG
- a CDS encoding FecR family protein has product MEHNNANIPEEISSLLRKLLSGIPLHEEELAKLNHWYDEFYDEKWETVEDNLGPGMLDRIHDKIGKFNTKLKKNNHSSSLSEQKATKWDTPNWVRAAMVTFLLAATTLAVYFSEYGAQEDLQKAEEWITYCNPAGQKSKVQLPDGSVIYINAATEVKYQEGFGQIHREVFVEGESFFEVAKDSIPFRVHSAGLVTEALGTSFNISTFDASSIRVQLVTGIVKVYHAFEVKPSAQLSPGEEVRLKKGQLSPVFSFDIHQAIAWKEGTIWLDRTPLTEAISMLERWYDVNIIVTNPPKNDVYFTGEFKNAMLTHLLESLAYSYRFEYKIDKKNITITFNY; this is encoded by the coding sequence ATGGAACACAACAATGCCAATATTCCCGAAGAGATAAGTTCACTGCTAAGAAAGCTGCTAAGTGGTATTCCGCTTCACGAAGAGGAGCTTGCCAAGCTCAATCATTGGTACGACGAATTTTACGATGAGAAATGGGAAACAGTGGAGGACAATTTGGGTCCAGGGATGCTTGACCGAATCCATGATAAAATTGGAAAATTTAACACCAAACTGAAAAAAAATAATCACTCCTCCAGCCTATCTGAGCAAAAAGCCACCAAATGGGATACTCCCAATTGGGTAAGGGCGGCCATGGTGACTTTTTTACTGGCAGCTACGACACTGGCCGTATATTTCAGCGAGTATGGGGCTCAGGAAGACCTACAAAAAGCAGAGGAATGGATCACCTATTGTAATCCTGCTGGACAAAAATCCAAAGTACAGCTCCCTGATGGTAGCGTCATCTATATTAATGCCGCTACTGAAGTAAAATACCAGGAAGGCTTTGGCCAGATCCATCGCGAAGTATTTGTGGAAGGGGAATCCTTCTTTGAAGTGGCCAAGGACAGCATCCCTTTTCGGGTACACAGTGCCGGGCTGGTGACAGAGGCACTGGGCACCTCCTTCAATATCAGTACTTTTGATGCCTCGTCCATCCGGGTACAGCTTGTTACGGGGATTGTAAAAGTCTATCATGCCTTTGAGGTTAAACCATCGGCTCAGCTATCTCCGGGAGAGGAAGTGAGGCTTAAGAAAGGACAATTGTCTCCTGTGTTTTCTTTTGATATACATCAGGCTATTGCCTGGAAAGAAGGTACGATATGGCTAGATAGGACGCCCCTGACAGAAGCCATTTCAATGTTGGAACGCTGGTATGATGTCAATATCATTGTCACTAATCCGCCAAAAAATGATGTTTATTTTACTGGGGAATTCAAAAATGCCATGCTTACACACTTGTTGGAAAGTTTAGCCTATTCCTACCGGTTTGAATACAAGATCGACAAGAAAAATATTACCATAACCTTTAACTACTGA
- a CDS encoding HAD family hydrolase: MKSLRPLSHSFAILTLLFGMVCCAPKTENAVEDPTNSREIAGASEPLPSWNDVASKQAIIDFVEDVTNPQSPNFIEEQSRIATFDNDGTLWSEQPVYFQFFFVIDRIKSMAEDHPEWKNEQPYKAILENDMPTLMQQGMPGLLKVVMTTHAGITTDEFDKIVKDWIASAKHPTKNRPYTDLVFQPMLELVKYLQEYDFKVFIVSGGGIDFMRPWAEEVYGISRDRIVGSSIKTEYDYNEGNPVIKRLPEIDLIDDKEGKPIGIHRYIGRKPVFAAGNSDGDLQMLRWSAANELKNFQLYVHHTDSLREWAYDRGSHIGGFDKGWDEASEKGWTLVDMKNDWKVIYPYELDTVK; this comes from the coding sequence ATGAAAAGTTTACGTCCCCTATCACATTCATTTGCTATCCTGACATTACTGTTCGGGATGGTCTGTTGTGCTCCCAAGACGGAGAATGCTGTCGAGGATCCTACCAATTCAAGGGAAATAGCCGGAGCCAGTGAGCCACTGCCCTCTTGGAACGACGTGGCCTCCAAGCAGGCCATCATTGACTTTGTGGAAGATGTGACCAATCCCCAAAGTCCCAATTTTATTGAGGAACAGAGCCGTATTGCCACTTTTGACAATGACGGAACCCTGTGGTCAGAGCAGCCGGTGTATTTTCAGTTTTTCTTTGTCATAGACCGCATAAAATCCATGGCGGAAGATCATCCGGAGTGGAAAAACGAACAACCGTACAAGGCCATTTTAGAAAATGACATGCCAACATTGATGCAGCAGGGAATGCCTGGCTTGCTCAAAGTGGTGATGACTACCCATGCTGGGATCACCACGGACGAATTTGACAAAATCGTCAAAGACTGGATTGCTTCTGCCAAGCATCCTACTAAAAACAGGCCTTATACAGACCTGGTCTTTCAGCCTATGCTGGAATTGGTAAAATACCTCCAAGAGTATGATTTTAAGGTGTTTATTGTTTCGGGAGGAGGAATTGACTTTATGCGTCCCTGGGCCGAAGAGGTATATGGAATATCAAGGGACCGCATTGTAGGCAGTAGCATCAAGACCGAATACGATTATAATGAGGGTAATCCTGTGATCAAGCGGTTGCCAGAAATCGATTTGATCGACGATAAGGAAGGGAAGCCTATTGGCATTCATAGGTACATTGGGCGTAAGCCGGTATTTGCTGCAGGCAATTCAGATGGCGATCTCCAAATGCTTCGCTGGTCAGCGGCAAATGAGTTGAAAAATTTCCAGCTCTATGTTCACCACACCGATTCTTTACGAGAATGGGCCTATGACAGAGGGTCCCATATTGGAGGCTTTGACAAGGGCTGGGATGAGGCATCCGAAAAAGGATGGACGTTGGTCGATATGAAGAACGACTGGAAAGTCATTTATCCCTATGAACTGGATACGGTAAAGTGA
- a CDS encoding outer membrane beta-barrel protein, with product MKRLLIMLVLGIFVSLQASAQDNKVTLSYPVGFAIGELSDYVKPSSFRGIAIDYRKMVNDNIGVGISSGWNVFYEELAYDTYAFENQAISGKQYRYSNHMPILFNSAYYFKPRSAVNPFASLGIGTIYTRRNTDMGQFTLEEEAWNFALAPEVGMLIEFANEFSTSVSIQYYNGFQAGNELDEPQSYFALKLGFEL from the coding sequence ATGAAAAGACTATTGATAATGCTTGTTTTAGGGATATTTGTGTCCCTGCAAGCTTCCGCACAAGACAACAAAGTGACTTTGTCCTATCCTGTTGGTTTTGCCATTGGTGAGCTGAGCGATTATGTCAAACCTAGCAGTTTTAGGGGAATAGCGATTGATTACCGGAAAATGGTGAATGATAATATAGGAGTTGGGATATCGTCCGGCTGGAATGTCTTTTACGAAGAATTGGCCTATGACACCTATGCGTTCGAAAACCAGGCCATTTCCGGTAAACAATATCGGTACAGTAACCATATGCCTATCTTGTTTAATAGTGCTTATTATTTCAAGCCCAGGTCTGCTGTCAATCCCTTTGCCAGTTTGGGCATAGGTACCATCTATACTCGGAGAAATACCGATATGGGGCAGTTTACGCTAGAGGAGGAAGCTTGGAATTTTGCGTTGGCACCTGAAGTGGGCATGCTGATAGAGTTTGCCAATGAATTTTCCACTTCTGTATCAATTCAGTATTACAACGGGTTTCAAGCAGGAAATGAGCTGGATGAGCCTCAGTCCTATTTTGCGTTAAAGCTGGGTTTTGAGCTTTGA
- a CDS encoding SRPBCC domain-containing protein: protein MSTLIILEAKPECEIVTKRLLNFTREAVYTVWTDPKHLKKWWGPKGFSNTFNRYDFVEGGKWSFVMHGPTQGNYNNECVFVRIKPRELVVWNHESPPVFQGEVIFEEISPSQTKVTYKMKFHTIEECKKLRGIVPGKNEENLDRLEAELTMINLSYNASPNTFG from the coding sequence ATGAGCACTTTAATAATTTTGGAGGCTAAACCCGAATGTGAAATCGTCACTAAGCGGCTGTTAAATTTTACACGAGAAGCCGTCTATACAGTTTGGACTGATCCAAAACATCTAAAAAAATGGTGGGGACCAAAGGGCTTTTCAAATACATTTAACCGATACGATTTTGTGGAAGGTGGAAAATGGAGTTTTGTCATGCATGGCCCTACGCAAGGAAATTACAACAATGAATGTGTTTTTGTTAGGATCAAGCCCCGCGAGTTGGTAGTCTGGAACCATGAGTCACCGCCTGTATTCCAAGGAGAGGTTATTTTTGAAGAAATTTCACCATCCCAGACGAAAGTAACTTACAAAATGAAATTTCATACTATAGAAGAATGTAAAAAGCTCCGGGGAATTGTACCAGGAAAAAATGAAGAAAACCTGGATCGTCTGGAAGCTGAACTCACGATGATAAATCTATCGTATAACGCTTCACCAAATACTTTTGGATAA
- a CDS encoding AraC family transcriptional regulator, with the protein MKPLLFKIAKTNEEAVRILQEDYPYFYDKLHYHVETQIMVIVEGEGTYFIGDAIGNFKAGDVFVLGPNLPHFFRSAQQYYDAQSTLHSRNISVLFALESMGERMLELSEFHSVRKLLERSKRGLKLEGGIRKKMFDAAYKMAEKDGLQRIIYLFKQLHRLSISDELTPLSHINFEPGPLPSDTKKINGVIRFIMENFSRDISVSDAANVANLSINAFCRYFKMHTRKTFSQFLNQIRIGQACKLLIEEGHSVKEVAFQCGYYNISYFNRQFKQITSLTPSQYAKAHRTRHNQAI; encoded by the coding sequence ATGAAGCCCTTGCTGTTCAAAATAGCCAAGACGAATGAAGAAGCTGTACGGATTTTACAGGAGGACTATCCTTATTTTTATGACAAGCTGCATTATCATGTGGAGACGCAGATCATGGTGATTGTAGAAGGAGAGGGGACTTATTTTATTGGTGATGCCATTGGTAATTTCAAAGCAGGGGATGTATTTGTGCTTGGGCCGAATTTACCCCATTTTTTTAGAAGTGCCCAACAATACTATGATGCTCAGTCTACCTTGCATTCGAGGAATATTTCGGTGCTTTTTGCATTGGAATCGATGGGAGAGCGGATGCTTGAGCTTTCTGAATTTCATTCAGTGAGGAAGTTATTGGAGCGAAGCAAGCGGGGCTTGAAGCTAGAAGGAGGGATCAGAAAGAAGATGTTTGATGCTGCTTATAAGATGGCAGAGAAAGATGGATTGCAGCGCATTATTTACCTTTTTAAACAGCTGCACAGGCTGTCCATTAGTGATGAACTTACGCCACTGAGCCATATTAATTTTGAACCAGGGCCATTGCCTTCAGATACCAAAAAGATCAATGGAGTGATTCGCTTTATTATGGAAAATTTTTCAAGGGACATTTCCGTTTCCGATGCTGCCAATGTGGCCAATCTCAGCATCAACGCCTTTTGTCGATACTTTAAGATGCATACCAGAAAAACCTTCTCCCAATTTTTAAACCAAATCAGAATTGGACAAGCCTGTAAGCTCTTGATAGAAGAAGGACATAGTGTTAAGGAAGTGGCCTTCCAATGTGGTTATTATAACATTTCGTATTTCAATAGACAATTCAAGCAGATTACAAGCCTAACACCTTCCCAATATGCGAAGGCTCATCGGACCAGACATAATCAGGCAATTTAA